One Bradyrhizobium zhanjiangense DNA segment encodes these proteins:
- a CDS encoding tetratricopeptide repeat protein: MSELFDEVDEEVRREQLKKLWDKYSIYLIALMVLIVAAVGGWRGYQYLESKKAAEAGAAFEKAVELSEQDKHADAEKAFTELAAKAPSGYRTLARLRAAAEAASRDPKAAAKMYDDIAADRSVGGEWQDLAKIRAAGLLLDSASYADMQQRLEASAAPKSTFRHSAREMLALSAWRNNDMTAARKWLDAITEDGETPPSLRSRAEALQALLPPVAKS; the protein is encoded by the coding sequence GTGTCTGAATTATTTGACGAAGTCGACGAGGAAGTACGTCGCGAACAGCTCAAGAAGCTGTGGGACAAGTATTCGATTTACTTGATCGCCCTGATGGTGCTGATCGTGGCCGCCGTCGGCGGCTGGCGCGGCTACCAATATCTCGAGTCCAAGAAGGCCGCCGAGGCCGGCGCGGCGTTCGAGAAGGCCGTCGAGCTGTCCGAGCAGGACAAGCACGCGGACGCCGAGAAGGCCTTCACCGAGCTCGCCGCCAAGGCTCCGTCCGGCTATCGGACCCTGGCCCGGCTGCGCGCTGCGGCCGAGGCCGCCAGCCGCGATCCCAAGGCCGCCGCGAAGATGTATGACGACATTGCCGCCGATCGCAGCGTCGGTGGCGAGTGGCAGGATCTGGCCAAGATCCGGGCCGCCGGCTTGCTGCTCGACAGCGCCAGCTACGCCGACATGCAGCAGCGGCTGGAGGCCTCCGCCGCGCCGAAATCGACCTTCCGCCACAGCGCCCGCGAGATGCTGGCGTTGTCGGCATGGCGCAACAACGACATGACCGCGGCTCGCAAATGGCTCGACGCGATTACCGAAGACGGCGAAACACCGCCCAGCCTGCGCTCGCGCGCCGAGGCGCTCCAGGCTCTGCTGCCGCCCGTCGCCAAAAGCTGA
- a CDS encoding NnrU family protein: MGLVVMILGLVLFFAAHIFTTKRKARAEAIARLGEGTYKILYSLVSLAGLVLIIWGFAHYRSSGWIDVWYPPKALKHITLALMLPAVILVVASYLRGRIYATLKHPMLAGIKLWAASHLLANGDLGSIILFGSFLGWAVYDRITLKHRTDAGGPPIPVGGVTNDLIAIAVGVVAYLALAFAFHPVVIGVPVIGV; this comes from the coding sequence GTGGGTCTTGTGGTCATGATCCTGGGGCTGGTGCTGTTTTTTGCCGCCCATATTTTCACGACGAAACGAAAGGCACGCGCAGAGGCGATCGCACGACTAGGTGAGGGGACCTACAAGATCCTCTATTCGCTGGTTTCGCTCGCGGGGCTCGTGCTGATCATCTGGGGCTTTGCCCATTACCGCAGTTCCGGCTGGATCGACGTCTGGTATCCGCCGAAGGCGCTGAAGCACATCACGCTCGCCTTGATGCTGCCCGCCGTCATCCTGGTGGTCGCCTCGTACCTGCGCGGCCGCATCTATGCGACACTGAAGCATCCGATGCTGGCCGGCATCAAACTGTGGGCAGCCTCGCATTTGCTCGCCAATGGCGACCTCGGCTCCATCATCCTGTTCGGCTCGTTCCTGGGTTGGGCGGTGTATGATCGCATCACGCTGAAGCATCGCACCGATGCCGGCGGCCCGCCGATCCCGGTCGGCGGCGTCACCAACGATTTGATCGCGATCGCAGTCGGTGTTGTCGCTTATCTTGCGCTGGCCTTTGCGTTCCACCCTGTCGTGATCGGTGTTCCCGTGATCGGCGTCTAG
- the der gene encoding ribosome biogenesis GTPase Der, translated as MSFTIAIIGRPNVGKSTLFNRLVGQKLALVDDLPGVTRDRREGEAKLGDLQFIIIDTAGLDEGAKGSLTARMQEQTETAIAQADALFFVIDARIGLTPTDRAFADFARKANKPVLLVANKSEGKHGDAGAMEAFALGLGDPIQISAEHGEGMGELYDALAKLMPEPVDEDEAEDDAPLSEEEAATRPIRVAIVGRPNAGKSTLINYLLGEERLLTSPEAGTTRDSIAVEINWKGRDFRVFDTAGLRRRSRIEEKLEKLSVADALRAVRFAEVVVLMMDTQNRFEEQDLRIADLIEREGRAVVLAVNKWDLMETKGGGAISSLRRDADHWLPQLKGVPIVAVSGLMGEGIDRLMQAIQDAYAIWNRRVPTSALNRWFEQAIQANPPPAVSGRRLKLNYITQNKARPPSFVLFCSRADAVPQSYLRYLTNSMRETFDLPGTPVRITLREKANPFAHKRKRPS; from the coding sequence ATGTCCTTCACGATCGCCATCATCGGCCGGCCCAATGTCGGCAAATCGACGCTGTTCAACCGCCTGGTCGGACAGAAGCTCGCGCTCGTCGATGACCTGCCGGGCGTCACCCGCGACCGCCGCGAGGGTGAGGCCAAGCTCGGCGACCTCCAGTTCATCATCATCGACACCGCCGGCCTCGACGAGGGCGCCAAGGGCTCGCTCACCGCGCGCATGCAGGAGCAGACCGAGACCGCGATCGCGCAGGCCGACGCGCTGTTCTTCGTCATCGATGCCCGCATCGGCCTCACGCCCACCGATCGCGCCTTCGCCGATTTCGCTCGCAAGGCCAACAAGCCGGTGCTGCTGGTCGCCAACAAGAGCGAAGGCAAGCATGGCGATGCCGGTGCAATGGAGGCCTTCGCCCTCGGACTCGGCGATCCCATCCAGATCTCGGCCGAGCATGGCGAGGGCATGGGCGAACTCTATGACGCACTAGCTAAGCTGATGCCGGAGCCCGTCGACGAAGACGAGGCCGAGGACGACGCGCCGCTCTCGGAGGAAGAGGCGGCGACGCGCCCGATCCGGGTCGCCATCGTCGGCCGGCCCAATGCCGGCAAGTCGACGCTGATCAACTATCTGCTCGGCGAGGAGCGCCTGCTGACGAGCCCGGAAGCCGGCACCACGCGCGATTCCATCGCGGTCGAGATCAACTGGAAGGGCCGCGATTTCCGGGTGTTCGACACCGCAGGTCTGCGCCGGCGCTCCCGCATCGAGGAGAAGCTGGAAAAGCTCTCGGTCGCCGACGCGCTGCGCGCGGTGCGCTTTGCCGAAGTCGTCGTGCTGATGATGGATACGCAGAACCGCTTCGAGGAGCAGGATCTGCGCATCGCCGATTTGATCGAGCGCGAGGGCCGGGCGGTCGTGCTCGCCGTCAATAAATGGGACCTGATGGAGACCAAGGGCGGCGGCGCGATCTCGAGCCTGCGCCGCGACGCCGACCATTGGCTGCCGCAGCTCAAGGGCGTGCCAATCGTCGCCGTATCGGGCCTGATGGGCGAGGGCATCGACCGCTTGATGCAGGCGATCCAGGATGCCTATGCGATCTGGAACCGGCGCGTGCCGACGTCGGCGCTCAATCGCTGGTTCGAGCAGGCGATCCAGGCCAATCCGCCGCCCGCAGTGTCTGGCCGCAGGCTGAAGCTGAACTACATCACCCAGAACAAGGCGCGCCCGCCGAGCTTCGTGCTGTTCTGCTCGCGTGCCGATGCGGTGCCGCAGTCCTACTTGCGCTACCTCACCAATTCCATGCGCGAGACCTTCGATCTGCCGGGCACGCCGGTGCGCATCACCTTGCGCGAGAAGGCCAATCCCTTCGCGCACAAGCGCAAGCGGCCGTCGTGA
- a CDS encoding class I adenylate-forming enzyme family protein: MDWSQSQIPPMRFEARFGDRVVPAFCDRPSSLWAMIAKACARNGDGEALICGDVRLSWRQAVEQTARIATGFRKLGLQRGDRVAILLGNRIEFPLLLFAAAHEGLVTVLLSTRQQKPEIAYVLTDCGANILIHEAALAERLPDPGDVPDVIHRIAIDDDPARSRFSALADNASAPAPVEVNEEDTAMILYTSGTTGKPKGAMLAHCNIVHSSMVFVSCLQLTAADRSIAAVPLGHVTGIVANITTMIRCAGALIIMPEFKAADYLKLAARERVTYTVMVPAMYNLCLLQPDFDGYDLSSWRIGGFGGAPMPVATIEKLKAKIPRLKLMNCYGATETTSPSTIMPGELTESHIDSVGLPCPGARIVAMGGDGRELPHGEIGELWIQGASVIKGYWNNPKATAESFTGGFWHSGDLGSVDAKGFVRVFDRQKDMINRGGLKIYSAEVESVLAGHPAVIESAIIAKACPVLGERVHAVVVTRSPVASEALRAWCAERLSDYKVPETMAITAEPLPRNANGKVLKRQLRELLGS; this comes from the coding sequence ATGGACTGGTCGCAATCTCAGATCCCGCCGATGCGGTTCGAGGCGCGCTTTGGCGATCGAGTGGTGCCGGCATTTTGCGATCGGCCGTCGAGCCTGTGGGCCATGATCGCGAAAGCCTGCGCGCGCAATGGCGATGGTGAGGCGCTGATTTGCGGCGACGTCCGCCTGAGCTGGCGACAAGCCGTCGAGCAGACCGCGCGGATTGCGACCGGCTTTCGCAAGCTTGGTTTGCAACGCGGCGACCGCGTCGCGATTCTGCTTGGCAATCGCATCGAGTTTCCGCTGCTACTGTTCGCCGCCGCACATGAGGGGCTGGTCACGGTGCTGCTCAGCACGCGCCAGCAGAAGCCGGAGATCGCCTATGTGCTCACGGATTGCGGCGCCAATATCCTGATCCATGAGGCGGCGCTCGCCGAACGACTGCCCGATCCGGGCGATGTGCCCGATGTGATCCATCGCATCGCCATCGACGACGATCCGGCCCGGTCGCGCTTCTCCGCGCTCGCCGACAACGCGTCGGCGCCTGCGCCGGTCGAGGTCAATGAGGAGGACACCGCGATGATCCTCTACACCTCGGGCACGACGGGCAAGCCGAAGGGCGCGATGCTGGCCCATTGCAACATCGTCCATTCCTCGATGGTGTTCGTGTCCTGCCTGCAATTGACGGCGGCGGATCGCTCGATCGCCGCGGTGCCGCTCGGCCATGTCACCGGAATCGTCGCCAACATCACGACCATGATCCGCTGCGCCGGCGCGCTGATCATCATGCCGGAGTTCAAGGCCGCCGATTATCTCAAGCTCGCCGCGCGCGAGCGCGTCACCTACACCGTGATGGTGCCGGCGATGTACAATCTCTGCCTGCTGCAGCCGGATTTCGATGGCTATGACCTGTCGAGCTGGCGCATCGGCGGCTTTGGCGGCGCGCCGATGCCGGTCGCGACCATCGAGAAGCTCAAGGCGAAGATCCCCCGCCTGAAGCTGATGAACTGCTATGGCGCGACCGAGACGACATCGCCCTCGACCATCATGCCGGGCGAGCTGACGGAGAGCCATATCGACAGCGTCGGCCTGCCGTGCCCGGGCGCGCGCATCGTCGCGATGGGAGGGGATGGGCGCGAGCTGCCGCATGGCGAAATCGGCGAGCTCTGGATCCAGGGCGCCTCCGTGATCAAGGGCTATTGGAATAACCCGAAGGCAACGGCCGAGAGCTTCACTGGCGGCTTCTGGCACTCCGGCGACCTCGGCTCGGTCGATGCGAAGGGGTTTGTCCGGGTGTTCGACCGGCAGAAGGACATGATCAATCGCGGCGGGCTGAAGATCTATTCGGCCGAGGTCGAATCCGTGCTGGCCGGCCATCCCGCCGTGATCGAGAGCGCGATCATCGCCAAGGCCTGCCCGGTCCTGGGCGAGCGCGTCCACGCCGTGGTGGTGACGCGCAGCCCGGTCGCCAGCGAGGCCCTGCGGGCCTGGTGCGCGGAGCGGCTGTCCGACTATAAGGTCCCCGAAACCATGGCGATCACCGCCGAGCCATTGCCACGGAACGCCAATGGCAAGGTGCTGAAACGGCAGTTGCGGGAGCTGCTCGGAAGCTGA
- a CDS encoding SDR family NAD(P)-dependent oxidoreductase, giving the protein MTKPLANRIALVTGASRGIGYATARALAKAGAHIVAVARTQGGLEELDDEIRKDGGSATLVPLNLTDSDGIARLGAGLHERYGKLDILVGNAGVLGPSSPIGHIELKAFNDVMAVNVSANFQLIRCMEPLLKQSDAGRAVFITSGAANKATAYVSPYAASKAALETLARAWAQETANTKLRVNLFNPGPIRTRMRATLMPGEDPAALDTPEQVAEFIVPMCAPDWTETGKFYDYKTRSLMSFRAPA; this is encoded by the coding sequence GCCAACCGCATCGCTCTCGTCACCGGCGCCTCGCGCGGCATCGGCTATGCCACGGCACGCGCGCTGGCCAAGGCCGGCGCGCATATCGTTGCGGTGGCGCGCACGCAGGGCGGGCTGGAAGAGCTCGATGACGAGATCCGGAAGGACGGCGGCAGCGCCACCTTGGTGCCGCTCAACCTCACCGATTCCGACGGCATCGCGCGGCTGGGCGCCGGCCTGCACGAGCGCTATGGCAAGCTCGACATCCTGGTCGGCAATGCCGGCGTGCTCGGGCCCTCCTCGCCGATCGGCCATATCGAGCTGAAGGCCTTCAACGACGTGATGGCCGTGAATGTCTCCGCGAATTTCCAGCTGATCCGCTGCATGGAGCCACTGCTGAAGCAGTCCGATGCCGGCCGCGCCGTGTTCATCACCTCGGGTGCCGCCAACAAGGCCACCGCCTATGTCAGCCCCTACGCGGCGTCCAAGGCCGCGCTGGAAACGCTGGCCCGCGCCTGGGCGCAGGAAACCGCGAACACGAAGCTGCGCGTCAACCTGTTCAACCCCGGCCCGATCCGCACCCGCATGCGCGCCACCCTGATGCCGGGCGAGGATCCGGCGGCGCTCGACACGCCTGAGCAGGTCGCCGAATTCATCGTGCCGATGTGCGCGCCTGACTGGACCGAGACCGGCAAGTTCTACGATTACAAGACGCGCAGCCTGATGAGCTTCCGCGCGCCGGCTTGA
- the sugE gene encoding quaternary ammonium compound efflux SMR transporter SugE: protein MAWSILFVAGLLEITWAIGLKYTEGFSKFVPSVVTLAAMAGSIILLGVALKSLPVGTAYAVWTGIGAIGTATLGIILFGEPATAFRLASIALIIAGIIGLKLVT from the coding sequence ATGGCCTGGAGCATCTTGTTCGTCGCCGGTCTTCTCGAGATCACCTGGGCGATCGGCCTGAAATATACCGAGGGCTTCAGCAAGTTTGTTCCGTCCGTCGTCACGCTCGCGGCCATGGCCGGCAGCATCATCCTGCTCGGGGTTGCTCTCAAATCACTGCCCGTCGGAACCGCCTACGCAGTCTGGACCGGAATCGGCGCGATCGGCACCGCGACGCTGGGCATCATCCTGTTCGGTGAGCCCGCGACCGCTTTCCGGCTCGCCAGCATCGCCTTGATCATCGCCGGAATTATCGGATTGAAGCTCGTTACTTGA
- a CDS encoding peptide chain release factor 3 encodes MSDIATTAAESPARSPLAAEVSRRRTFAIISHPDAGKTTLTEKLLLFGGAINLAGQVKAKGERRNTRSDWMKIERERGISVVTSVMTFEFEGLVFNLLDTPGHEDFSEDTYRTLTAVDSAVMVIDAAKGIEARTRKLFEVCRLRDIPIITFINKMDRESRDVFELLDEIEKTLALDTTPMTWPVGRGRDFLGTYDVVNGGVRLLEGGGAKTGAAQQIEIAELAKLNANLDVSVVKDELELVTEASKPFELEAFREGHLTPVYFGSALRNFGVGDLLEGLGKFAPEPRAQDSDQRKVEATDPRMSAFVFKIQANMDPNHRDRIAFARLCSGKLSRGMKAKLVRTGKSMPLSSPQFFFAQDRSVADEAFAGDVVGIPNHGTLRIGDTLTEGEDFNFVGVPSFAPEIVRRVRLTDAMKAKKLKEALQQMSEEGVVQVFRPRDGAPALVGVVGALQLDVLKARLEAEYSLPVEFEVSEFQLARWVSSEDRKKLDTFIAANTSSIADDVDGDPVYLARNEFYLGYTRERAEGIEFTNVKDVKKKG; translated from the coding sequence ATGTCCGACATCGCCACCACCGCAGCCGAATCGCCGGCCCGTTCCCCGCTTGCCGCTGAAGTGTCGCGGCGGCGGACCTTTGCGATCATCTCCCACCCCGACGCCGGCAAGACCACGCTGACCGAGAAGCTGCTGCTGTTCGGCGGCGCCATTAACCTCGCCGGCCAGGTCAAGGCCAAGGGCGAGCGGCGCAACACACGATCGGACTGGATGAAGATCGAGCGCGAGCGCGGCATCTCGGTCGTGACCTCGGTGATGACCTTCGAGTTCGAAGGCCTCGTCTTCAACCTGCTGGACACGCCGGGCCACGAGGACTTTTCGGAAGACACCTACCGCACGCTGACGGCGGTCGATTCCGCCGTGATGGTGATCGACGCCGCCAAGGGCATCGAGGCGCGGACCCGGAAGCTGTTCGAGGTGTGTCGTCTTCGGGATATCCCGATCATCACCTTCATCAACAAGATGGACCGCGAGAGCCGCGACGTCTTCGAGCTGCTCGACGAGATCGAGAAGACGCTGGCGCTCGACACCACGCCGATGACCTGGCCGGTCGGCCGCGGCCGCGACTTCCTCGGCACCTATGACGTCGTCAATGGCGGCGTGCGTCTGCTCGAAGGCGGCGGCGCCAAGACCGGCGCGGCGCAGCAGATCGAGATCGCCGAGCTCGCCAAGCTCAATGCGAATCTCGACGTATCAGTGGTGAAGGACGAGCTCGAGCTCGTCACCGAAGCGTCAAAACCGTTCGAGCTCGAAGCATTCCGCGAGGGTCATCTGACCCCGGTCTATTTCGGCAGCGCGCTGCGCAATTTCGGCGTCGGCGACCTGCTGGAAGGCCTCGGCAAGTTCGCGCCCGAGCCGCGCGCGCAGGACAGCGACCAGCGCAAGGTCGAGGCCACCGATCCGCGCATGAGCGCCTTCGTGTTCAAGATCCAGGCCAACATGGATCCGAACCATCGCGACCGCATCGCGTTTGCGCGGCTCTGCTCGGGCAAGCTCAGCCGCGGCATGAAGGCGAAGCTCGTGCGCACCGGCAAGAGCATGCCGCTGTCGAGCCCGCAATTCTTCTTCGCTCAGGATCGTTCGGTCGCGGATGAGGCCTTTGCCGGCGACGTAGTCGGCATTCCCAATCACGGCACGCTGCGCATCGGCGACACGCTGACCGAGGGCGAGGATTTCAACTTCGTCGGCGTGCCGAGCTTTGCGCCGGAAATCGTCCGCCGCGTTCGTCTCACCGACGCGATGAAGGCGAAGAAGCTGAAAGAAGCGCTCCAGCAGATGTCGGAGGAGGGCGTGGTGCAGGTGTTCCGTCCGCGCGACGGTGCGCCCGCGCTGGTCGGCGTCGTCGGCGCGCTCCAGCTCGACGTGCTGAAGGCCCGGCTCGAGGCGGAATATTCGCTACCGGTCGAGTTCGAGGTGAGCGAGTTCCAGCTCGCGCGCTGGGTCTCCTCGGAGGATCGCAAGAAGCTCGACACCTTCATCGCCGCCAACACCTCGAGCATCGCCGACGATGTCGACGGCGATCCCGTGTATCTGGCGCGAAACGAGTTCTATCTCGGCTACACCAGGGAACGCGCCGAGGGCATCGAGTTCACCAACGTCAAGGACGTTAAGAAGAAGGGGTAG
- a CDS encoding ABC transporter substrate-binding protein, with amino-acid sequence MTTTFARRSAALLACAAFGFATSVYAQDKTVKIGVLNDMSSLYADIGGPNSVAAVKMAVEDSGLKAKGWTIEVLSGDHQNKPDIGVNIARQWIDADKVDAIADTPSSGVALAVSNLVKEKNSVLLNSGAATADLTGKACTPNTISFTYDTYMLANGTGKALTKAGGDSWFFLTADYAFGHALERDTSAVVTATGGKVLGGVKHPLNTADFSSFLLQAQSSKAKIIGLANAGGDTTNAIKQAAEFGIVSGGQKLAALLLFINDVHSLGLKTAQGLTFTESFYWDLNDQTREWSKRFQKVSPKGSMPSMTVAGLYAEILHYLKAMDALGGNPHDGAKVVAKMKELPTDDPLFGKGPLRADGRRLIPAYLFEVKKPEESKGPWDYYKLVATIAPEDAAKPLKDSDCPLVKK; translated from the coding sequence ATGACCACGACATTCGCACGCCGCTCCGCGGCCCTTCTGGCCTGTGCCGCTTTCGGTTTTGCCACATCCGTCTACGCGCAGGACAAGACCGTCAAGATCGGCGTGCTCAACGACATGTCGAGCCTCTATGCCGACATCGGCGGCCCGAACTCGGTCGCCGCGGTGAAGATGGCGGTCGAGGATTCCGGCTTGAAGGCCAAGGGCTGGACCATCGAGGTCCTCTCCGGTGACCACCAGAACAAGCCCGACATCGGCGTCAACATCGCCCGGCAATGGATCGACGCCGACAAGGTCGACGCCATCGCAGATACTCCGAGCTCGGGCGTGGCGCTTGCGGTGAGCAACCTCGTCAAGGAAAAGAACTCGGTGCTGCTCAATTCGGGTGCTGCCACTGCAGATCTCACCGGCAAGGCCTGCACGCCCAACACCATCTCCTTCACCTACGACACCTACATGCTCGCCAACGGCACCGGCAAGGCGCTGACCAAGGCGGGCGGGGACAGCTGGTTCTTCCTGACCGCGGACTACGCCTTCGGCCATGCGCTGGAGCGCGACACCAGCGCCGTTGTCACGGCAACCGGCGGCAAGGTGCTCGGCGGCGTCAAGCACCCGCTCAACACGGCCGACTTCTCCTCGTTCCTGCTGCAGGCGCAGTCCTCGAAGGCCAAGATCATCGGCCTTGCCAACGCCGGCGGCGACACCACGAACGCGATCAAGCAGGCCGCCGAGTTCGGCATCGTCTCCGGCGGTCAGAAGCTCGCGGCGCTCCTGCTGTTCATCAACGACGTGCACTCGCTCGGCCTGAAGACCGCGCAGGGCTTGACCTTCACCGAGTCCTTCTACTGGGATCTCAACGACCAGACGCGCGAATGGTCGAAGCGCTTCCAGAAGGTCTCGCCGAAGGGATCGATGCCCTCGATGACGGTCGCCGGCCTCTATGCCGAGATCTTGCATTACCTGAAGGCGATGGACGCGCTTGGCGGCAATCCGCATGACGGCGCCAAGGTCGTCGCCAAGATGAAGGAGCTCCCGACCGACGACCCGCTGTTCGGCAAGGGCCCGCTGCGCGCCGATGGCCGCCGCCTCATCCCGGCCTATCTGTTCGAGGTGAAGAAGCCGGAAGAGTCGAAGGGACCGTGGGACTATTACAAGCTGGTCGCCACCATCGCACCGGAAGACGCGGCCAAGCCGCTCAAGGATAGCGATTGCCCGCTGGTGAAGAAGTAA
- a CDS encoding TCR/Tet family MFS transporter, protein MSDGAGEAMAQGAAPVRRGAVAFIFVTILLDMLALGVIMPILPKLIESFVDNDTAHAARIFGLFGTAWALMQFVFSPLLGALSDRFGRRPVVLLSNFGLAADYVLMALAPSLVWLFIGRVISGITSASISTAFAYISDVTPPERRAAIFGRIGAAFGAGFILGPALGGLLGDIDPRLPFWASAALSLVNALYGLFVLPESLSPDKRAPFRWRSANPIGALRLLRSNAVLAALSVVNFIAQVAHVVLPSTFVLYATYRYGWDSKIVGLTLAMVGICAMVVQGLAIGPIVRALGERKALLLGLCCGAIGFVVLGAAPTGPLSWLGIPILSLWGISGAASQSLMTRLVAPDQQGQLQGATASVQSVSQLVGPFLFTLTFSYFIGASAPLHLPGA, encoded by the coding sequence GTGAGCGACGGGGCCGGCGAGGCGATGGCGCAAGGCGCGGCGCCGGTCCGGCGCGGCGCGGTCGCCTTCATCTTCGTCACCATCCTGCTCGACATGCTCGCGCTCGGCGTGATCATGCCGATCCTGCCGAAGCTGATCGAGAGCTTTGTCGATAACGACACCGCGCACGCGGCCCGCATCTTCGGCCTGTTCGGCACCGCCTGGGCGCTGATGCAGTTCGTGTTCTCGCCGCTGCTCGGCGCGCTGTCGGATCGGTTCGGGCGCAGGCCGGTAGTGCTGCTGTCGAATTTCGGGCTGGCGGCCGACTATGTGCTGATGGCGCTGGCGCCGTCGCTGGTCTGGCTGTTCATCGGCCGCGTGATCTCCGGCATTACCTCGGCGAGTATCTCGACCGCCTTCGCCTATATCTCGGATGTCACGCCGCCGGAACGGCGTGCGGCAATCTTCGGCAGGATTGGTGCGGCCTTCGGTGCCGGCTTCATCCTGGGCCCGGCGCTGGGCGGCCTGCTCGGCGACATCGATCCGCGCCTGCCGTTCTGGGCCTCGGCCGCCCTAAGCTTGGTCAATGCGCTCTATGGGCTCTTCGTCCTGCCGGAATCGCTTTCGCCCGACAAGCGCGCGCCGTTCCGCTGGAGAAGTGCCAATCCGATCGGCGCGCTGCGCCTGCTGCGGTCCAATGCGGTGCTGGCCGCCTTGTCGGTCGTCAATTTCATCGCGCAGGTCGCGCATGTCGTGCTGCCATCGACCTTCGTGCTCTATGCGACCTATCGCTACGGCTGGGATTCCAAGATCGTGGGACTGACGCTCGCCATGGTCGGCATCTGCGCCATGGTGGTGCAGGGGCTCGCCATCGGCCCGATCGTGCGCGCGCTCGGCGAGCGGAAGGCGCTGCTGCTGGGCTTGTGCTGTGGCGCGATCGGCTTCGTGGTCTTGGGCGCTGCGCCGACCGGTCCGCTATCCTGGCTCGGCATTCCCATTTTGTCGCTATGGGGCATCTCCGGTGCCGCCTCGCAATCGCTGATGACGCGGCTGGTCGCACCCGATCAGCAGGGCCAGTTGCAGGGCGCGACCGCAAGCGTGCAGAGCGTGTCGCAGCTCGTCGGCCCGTTCCTGTTCACGCTGACGTTTTCCTATTTCATCGGCGCCAGCGCGCCGCTGCATCTGCCCGGCGCTTAG
- a CDS encoding inorganic phosphate transporter — protein MDAALGFPVLVGLIAVALLFDFLNGLHDAANSIATIVSTRVLRPQFAVFWAAFFNFVAFMVFGLHVAQTIGTGIIDPSIVDAQVIFAALVGAIVWNIVTWALGIPSSSSHALIGGLVGGGMAKAGISAAVWSGLSKTVLAIVLSPLVGFLLAMMLVAIVSWASVRSTPFAVDRAFRILQFASASLYSLGHGGNDAQKTMGIIAVLLYSQGHLGSEFSVPFWVVLSCQAAMALGTLMGGWRIVRTMGLRITKLTPMQGFCAETGGAATLFMATFLGVPVSTTHTITGAIVGVGAARRVSAVRWNVASSIVYAWVITIPAAALVAALSWWAVQMVK, from the coding sequence GTGGATGCTGCGTTGGGTTTTCCCGTCCTGGTCGGCTTGATCGCCGTCGCGCTGCTGTTCGATTTCCTGAACGGCCTGCATGACGCCGCCAATTCGATCGCGACCATCGTCTCGACCCGCGTGCTGCGGCCCCAATTCGCGGTGTTCTGGGCCGCATTCTTCAATTTCGTCGCCTTCATGGTGTTCGGGCTGCACGTCGCCCAGACCATCGGCACCGGCATCATCGATCCCTCGATCGTCGACGCCCAGGTGATCTTCGCGGCCTTGGTCGGGGCCATCGTCTGGAACATCGTGACCTGGGCGCTCGGCATCCCGTCCTCGTCGTCGCATGCGCTGATCGGCGGCCTCGTCGGTGGCGGCATGGCCAAGGCGGGCATTTCGGCGGCGGTGTGGAGCGGGTTGTCCAAGACGGTGCTGGCGATCGTGCTGTCGCCGCTGGTCGGCTTCCTGCTCGCGATGATGCTGGTGGCGATCGTGTCCTGGGCCTCGGTGCGCTCGACACCGTTCGCGGTCGACCGCGCCTTCCGTATCCTGCAATTCGCCTCCGCCTCGCTCTATTCGCTCGGCCATGGCGGCAATGATGCGCAGAAGACCATGGGTATCATCGCGGTGCTGCTCTATTCGCAGGGCCATCTCGGCAGCGAATTCTCCGTACCGTTCTGGGTGGTGCTGTCCTGCCAGGCCGCGATGGCACTGGGCACGCTGATGGGTGGCTGGCGCATCGTCCGCACCATGGGCCTGCGCATCACCAAATTGACTCCGATGCAGGGCTTTTGCGCCGAGACCGGCGGCGCTGCGACCCTGTTCATGGCGACCTTCCTCGGCGTTCCCGTCTCGACCACCCACACCATCACCGGCGCCATCGTCGGCGTCGGCGCAGCCCGCCGTGTCTCGGCGGTGCGCTGGAATGTCGCGAGCTCGATCGTCTATGCCTGGGTGATCACGATCCCGGCCGCGGCCCTCGTGGCCGCGCTGAGCTGGTGGGCGGTCCAGATGGTCAAGTAA